From the Lathyrus oleraceus cultivar Zhongwan6 chromosome 3, CAAS_Psat_ZW6_1.0, whole genome shotgun sequence genome, the window ttcttttcttaaatcaaacttgtaaatagacttaaatatacttgacttaaattttcaagAATCCAAAtataactaactcattcaaaccatttttagacctttgtgcttttcaaacttaatttttgttaaaaacaatgcatccactttggaatttgtatcacgaactacgaggttttgatccctcatttttatgttggtacgtaggcacaagaccgaaggtcttgtcaaacacaaaaatataattaatgaattcttttctcatccccccactctatttatttgtaaacatcactttataccaagtacatacGCACACAAAAGGGGCTCCCTAGAagtacttaggacactttggatgctaacaccttccctctgtgtaaccaacccccttacctatgatggcgcatggtagaggtctccgacaacaaaggtataaccggtttggggttccagaaaggctcatcaactgcaaggtctgaagatatgcaacttagcttttgtagcggagggttcattcagggcaatgaacaacacttagctgctgtgctagaggatgacgaagaggaagactgtaccaattttgtgatgcatggaaggcttgcaacaattggacgactgttgatattcctgttattttgcatcgatctaagtaatttcttttatatgttttcaaaatccttctcctatgcctaagggagaagagaatgttgtttgagaattttcaaattgatcattaataaaattaattcttttcatccacatctatgatgttttgtttttactttttactttattctgaaaacattaatcacaaaaaaataaataaacaatataattatccatctgcgtaatatttggtcacaaattcacttctctaaaatcaaaatatcaaatcattatgcatgttggtttctaaccccattgaatataatgatcattctccttctccaaattttgaattccatgttttcgaggccgaggaggaaagtgatgaggaagtgagtgatgaattatctcgtcttcttgagcaacATGAAAAGACCTTTCAGCTGTTCAACGAGTAGGTTGAGCtagttaacttgggttccgaggaagatgtgaaggaagtcaagattgggtctcgcctgtgtctagatgtcaagaaggggttgattgaacttcttcgagagtatttagatgtgtttgcttggtcctatcaagacatgcctggtttggattctgagattgtgaAGCATAGATTACCGTTAAAGCCAAAATGCacgccagtcaagtagaagttgaggaGGACCCATCCTGATATagcagtgaagatcaaagaagaagtgcataagcagatcgataccggtttccttgtgacagctgaatatccgtagtgggtggccaatatcgtacctgttccaaagaaggatggaaaagtatgtatgtgcgttgattatatAGATTTGAATAAAGacagtccgaaagatgatttccctctgccgcacattgatatgttagtatattatacaactaaattcaaagtcttttcgtttatggacggattttccggatataatcagaccaagatggcacccgaagatatggagaagaccacattcattacaccctagggaacattatgctatagagtgatgcctttcggtttaaagaatgctggtgaaacttaccaaagagcaatgactactctttttcatgatatgatgcacaaagagattgaagtctgTGTTGAagatatgattgctaagtccattgatgaagaagaacatgttcagcacttgttgaagctattccagcgtttgaggaagtataaactcagattgaatcccaataagtgtacttttggtgtttgtgctggtaagttgttgggatttattgtcagtgagaagggtattgaagttgatcctgccaaggtcaaagaaatacaagagatgcttgcgcccaaaactgagaagcaagtcagaggttttctcggccgcttgaattatatctcaagattcatttcacacagTGGGTTTCCTTGTTgtgaagattaaggaggaagtgcagaaatAGATTGACGACGatttccttgtaaccgctgagtatccgcagtgggtggccaatagTGTActtgtgccaaagaaagatggaaaggtccatgtgtgtgttgattatagagatttgaataaagcttgtccaaaagatgatttccctctgccacacattgatatgttggtagacactactgctaaattcaaagtcttttcgtttatggatggattttccggatataataaaatcaaaatcgcacccgaagatatggagaaaaccacattcattataccctggggaacattctgttatagagtgatgccttttggtttaaagaatgctggtgctacttaccaaagagcaatgactactatttttcatgatatgatgcataaagagattgaagttcatgttgatgacatgattgctaaatcaattgatgaagaggaacatgttgaacatttgttgaagctattctagcgtttgaggaagtataaactctgcttgaatcccaataaatgtacttttaatgttcgttctggtaagttgttgggctttattgtcaacgagaagggtattgaagttgatcctaccaaggtcaaagcaatacaagatatgcctgcacccaaaactgagaagtaagtcagaggttttcttggccgcttgaattatatctccagattcatttcccacatgactgccacatgtgcgcctatattcaagcttctttggaaagatcagtcttgtgattggaccgaagactgccaaaaagcttttgacagtatcaaagaatatctgcttgagcctccgattttgtcttcgcctgttgaaggaagactgttgatcataTATTTtattgtgcttgatgagagtatgggttgtgttcttggtcaacaagatgagactggaaagaaagaatttttaatttactacctcagtaagaagttcaccgactgtgagactcagtattctatgctggagaagacttgttgcgcattggcttgggctgctaagcgcctgcgtcagtatatatttgagaatccttctttaactgggaggatttcccgttggcagatgctgttataagagtatgatatcgaataccgatctcagaaagcgatcaaaggtagtatcttggacGACCATTTGCCTtaccaaccaattgaagattaccagtcagtgcagtttgattttcctgatgaagaaaTTTTGTAcatgaaaatgaaagattgtgatgaaccattgctgGAAGAAGagccagaacctggttcccgttggggcatggtatttaatggagctgttaatcaatatgataatggtattggggcagtgatcattactcctcaaggcacacaactaccatttacaactaaattgactttcaagtgtacaaacaatatggcaaaatatgaagcttgcattatggggcttgaagaggccattaatctcagaatcaagtatttagatgtcttcggagattcagctttggttgtgatcaaatcaaaggtgattaggagacaaatcaacccggtttggtaccatatagagattatgcgaggagaatttcgaatttctttacaaaggttgagtttcatcatatccctcgagatgagaaccagatggcaggTGCTCTTGtaacattggcgtcaatgattatggtgaagtattggaatgaggttcccaatttgtcgatgatgcgtcttgatagaccagctcatgtgtttgctgttgaagagatcaaagacgagaagccgtggtatcatgacatcaaatgtttcttccaaagtcaaatttacccgtttggggcatctttgaaagataagaagactttgagaagattagccggtaatttctacttgaatgatgatgtactgtacaagagaaacttcgacatggtcttgcttagatgcgtggatagacacgaagcagacctgttgatgactgaagtgcatgaaggttcctttggtactcattccaatggacatgaaatggaaaagaagatgttgcgagcaggttactattggctggaaatggaatctgactgttgcaagtttgtgaagaaatgccacaacTGTTAAATTTATGATGATAATATTCATATTCCTCCGAgacttttgaatgttatttcttccccatgtcccttctccatgcggggaattgatttgattggtatgattgagcccaaagcttcgaacagACATCGTTTAATTTTAGTGGCAAtcgactacttcacaaaatgggttgaagcgacatcgtatgcaaatgtaaccaagcaagttgttgtaaggtttatcaagaatcagatcatatgccgttatggtgtgccaagtaaaattattactgacaatggatcaaacttgaataataatctggtggaagctctttgtaaagacttcaagattgcacatcataattcttctccctacaggcccaagatgaatggggctgttgaagctgtgaataagaacattaagaagattattcagaagatggttgtcatgtataaggattggcatgagatgctcccatttgctttgcacgggtatcgcacatccatccgcacttcaacaggggcaaccccattttctattgtatatggtatggaagcaatgctccccgtagaggttgagattccttcattgcgtgtgctcgtggaatccaagttgactgaggctgaatggtgtcagaccaggtatgaccagctaaatttgattgtagagaagagattgactgccatgtgttatggttagttatatcatctgaggatgaagaaagctttggataagaaggtcaaacctcgggtattcagagaaggtgacctttTTCTCAAGAATATCTTGTCGTTCAAACCATATTCTAGGGGAAAATGgcctcctaattatgaaggctcatatgttgttaagagagccttttcaggcggtgctttgattcttacaactatggatggtgaagagttcactcgttctgtgagcgcagatgcaatcaagaaatacttcgcctaaaaagaaaagaacagctcgataggttgaaaacctgaaagggcgactttggcaaaaaagagcgtctcggtagattgaaatcccaaaagggcgatccaagcaaaaattagagacataaaaacagaaaaatttcccgataagttgagtacccaccttggggaaacttatgcaaaaattagggattatagAAAGTAACTGCAGTCTGATGATCATCCAATATCGGAAAGGCCTTTGTTCGCACGagggttgacgtcgattcatcatccctgtagcggccaagagcacaatggatatcaagagttggtagaaggattaaggatcattttTATTCAGTGTAACCCTTTTTCCATGTAAGTTACCAgtttcaactttgtaaaaatctatggagtcttatcatttacagactaccatcccattaaataaagttgagtttttgtccaattgtttctactcttatttacttaagccaatagtttaaattttattatgatcattttggaaatttaaaattttttaaacaaaatcttttttcttaaaacatataaaaacaagaatttttcaaagcaattaaaaggaagtatcaacaacaCTTCAAAGAGCACCAAGTCCTTAAGTTCTAAGCATCAGTGGTTCCCTCCATTAGTAATCACCCAACTTGCTCtcagtcagagtttcctcctggtttctgagcagctattttTGTGGttatcctctgcatggttgtctcccacttgatatggtgttgacctaaaattccttgtAGACTTTATAACATttcctctcctcagcagatctcctctcCCCTCGGCTAGATTTCAGCCTTTGGGTTATTGATCTCTCTGCTCTCCAGCAATggtctccctctttttgtggattgactgaggattgtactgatgattcaaattctttgtgaaacctttgtatcctttgtgttcgttttgtcagcataatcgtcatatatatacatatacatatacattcatataatttcataattgcatatttgcatcatCATATCCGATTAACTTGttgatttgagattctcattctctgtatggcAATACTTTATTCCCATACGAGTTCAGTGTGTatcctccctcaattgtagagtgtcagccccttaggaaaaaaaactttaacctttctcctcttccccactgagttgtttcctcatggatgattattacttcagtttccttcctagttgattatctggatggagTCACCacccttgagttatatcctcattgggttgagtcttgattgactgtttctcTCTAGGTcatgcctagatagatgctttgagtctctTAAGAGCTTATTACATAataattggtaatattcttcttagtttgtagtttgttacttcttgcccaatacctgACAAAAGTACCCTTGTTTTCCTCGCAGTGGAGTTCCTAGTGGATTCATTGTTTCTgattccctaggaagtatatccttgatatgttcatcctaaccggtgacagatatctttctttcccctgcctgagtctatccttgatatcttcatcttaaacgatgacaaatattctcatccttggtattctacccagtaaaaaggtagttgtaatccctattgtgttccccagagagtcaatccttgatatgctcatactaaccgatgacaggtttccttctctttgtggtattctacccagtaactggtagttgtaaaccctactttttcccacagagtctatccttgatatgttcacttcaactggtgacggatactctctcatggtattctatccaataactgatagatgtaattcctattttctcccctcacagagtctatccttgatatgttcatcttaaccggtgacggattttctctttgatggtcttctatcccgcattcgatagatgtaattcctacttgtTATGTTGGTatatcctcgatatgttcatcctaatcgatgacgggtatcctccttgacagtcccaggcaagtttatccttgatatgttcatcctaaccgatgacgaatattctcacctttggtcttctgcccagtaactgatagttgtaaatcctattttttgcagttttcaccccagcaaggctattcttacctagtaaccggtaatgaatattccctcctggCCATTCTCAGTGACTCaaccttgatatgttcatcctaaccaatgacgggtgtcctctctatcatatctttattatctcctcacccagtaacaggtagtagataacagatttctgctcctcctgtgttgaagtttatttcttccccaattgagttgagtgtgcattcCATAGTGAAATCGTTTTTCTTGCGTGATTCaagtacctcagttttatcctgacttacttgTATACCCTGCAGATATTGTTGTCCCCCGGCTtagtctttccattttgtatggaatttctagagtcccccagcagttttaagtcgtagcctggcctacgtaTAACTCACTTTATCCACCAGAGTATCTGTCTCCCCAGTGAattttccttacgaaatgcattatactcctgtggactttcggtctctctgatttcttttcctttgtggcaatatttccccataaagaATTCACTTctacattcatatcatatgcatcatgaggtctcttagggaccaaaatttgtttctatatgttgttttttaagcccattctactgagtcgacatgaagattttatcctttgcctcctcagttagaatgttcttaaataggggcagctgtaagaccccatatttaaccctaagatccctcatgcaatttcatcataagcattagcactgggatcataccttggcatcctccttacccctctttcattgggtttgttttgggagagatcaccaagcactatgttattgtatcatacttgtatacTATTATTTTACTAAgcaaaataccaaaaatatgtctttgcatttgcctaactcttttgtaggtagggcatgatcaccattgatttatcaagttcatatctagggtttgagaccctcgtgaCAAAGGGCACAATATtgaattgattcaataatggttatgagcatcatatatgagttccatttattactacatgttatatggattaagttttcttcaagagttgggaggtgattttccttggaaaccttagtttgactgagtatcttgagtaacttctccaacaagctatctcaccaatttatcaaatttatcaagggacaattcaaaattcatcatcttatacatatacGATCTACCATTAGCaaagaaagtccaaagaattgaaggttagcaagttggttgatggtggttggccagatgaattcatctaatcaaaactgggtctccctagaccctatctcctacaattttcaccatatgaaaatgattccaagagaaacgttactataaatgatattccaaataactttcatgttgagacctagagctagttttacttggaaaatcattttctatgttgaaacattataggtcattttgtctaaaccctaatttgaaagtcaacatcccaaggccataacttgctcattttttatgagattaaatattTCCAACTTTCACAATCCAATTCAAGAtgcctacttcaacttttatgCTTGGAGTGAaagaaaattcaacttttatgagcatgtgatataaggttacattataggtcatttttgacctataccattgaacaagtgatttttccaaatttcaaaaatgcataactctatcattctaaatccaaattacatgaaactggtgaccattttgaaggtctttgaaatacatataacttttatgaatacatttttctcatttgaagctcacaaaaaaagttaagcaaggtggaatattgagatatatggcttgacacttagaaaaaatttcaacatgttaaaatttccaaaattccacctcaaaacTTTCCATGTTCTaagatccaaatgaaaaaatgttgaacatcaaacttgttacccttgatccaagctttccaaagaacccaagtttATGCATTTTGGAGAAAGATTGATAGGTatgcgcatggctttaacagggctgcatcattggaaagaatcaattgtacaaacttcagttcacaatgcctttccattcaagcttcattcaaaattcaattggaatcatttgggaccttaatgcattgcatcatgggcctgtacatgctCATGCACTCGTGCCCTCCACATTGCCAAtttttggacagattttgaagtgtgcaaatatcattccctttagctataaatagaaggcctctgaactcatttggcaaatatcattccctttgccccttattgaaaccctctcattctaaaggaaaacctgagaaatttcaatttgaaatttgactttgaatctcaactgttggagattcaggaactccaggatccaaagccttgcaacctctctaatcacttcctacaagcttctcaagtgtgatcaaatTGTGTTTGGAGCAAACAACATCAAGAACTCGTAGATCGTAAGTAATATGTAACATATTCCCTTCTCAATGTATTGAGTACACAACTTTTACAAAAACATACTTTTCTAGACTTGCTAGACATTGCTCTTAGGTAATCCATTAGCATTTGCCTGACATTTAAAGGTAATGAAACCAATAAAACCAGTATTTCATCAAATCTTACTTCATTATAATGTGTTTAAGTGATGGTTATCAATGATTACTTTCACTAAAGCTTTTATTATTTTGGCAGAGACAATATCAGTCATTACAAATGACGGACGCAATATAGTGGTAAGCCTTGTGTACTCTGCATGAAAAAATTAACTCTTGATTGCATGTAATTTTTAAATGCCAGACACTGTTTTAGTTTCTAATTATGATGTTTTTTCTATTAAGGGTGTCCTAAAAGGCTTTGACCAGGCAACAAATATAATTCTTGACGAGTCACATGAACGAGTTTATTCTACCAAGGTATGAACGAAATGAATGATACTCTGCATTTGTTTAAAATTTGATTATGCATGACTTTGGTGACATAATGTTTGCACATTTAATCAGATTCTTTCCTGCGAGTTATATTTGGCATTGCTCGTTTTACCTGTCTTCTTTGCGTTGTCTCATTCTTGTTTCTAATGACAGGAAGGTGTCCAGCAGCTTGTTCTAGGTTTATACATCATTAGGGGTGACAACATGTATGCCGGTTTCTCCAATATATTTTCAACTTTATCTGTTTTAGACTCTGGATATCCGCGTTTTAGAACCCTAACCCTTTTGTTTTGGATTTTGCAGAAGTGTTGTTGGTGAACTGGATGAGGATCTAGATTCCAATTTAGATTTGTCCAAGCTTAGAGCTCATCCCTTAAAACCTGTCATCCACTGAAGCAAACTTATCTTAGTTGTTAGGGCTTAGGAGTTGCTTTTGTATGGAACTGAACTCATGAGCTTTGAGAAGCTGGGATTGCAGGGTAGCATGTTATTTAAGTATGTCCTTGGATCCATTTTTGTAAGATGTAATAGTAATTTTAGACTCACAGATTCACTGGTCAAATATAAAATAGAAGTGTATGTCATTGCTTGCATGGGTGGGAAAAAATCGCATCTCTTATTATATGTGAAAGCCATGATTTTATTATCACAGATTTCATCAAATCGATGATGGTTGGCAACAGATTGAGAGTAAACCAAAAGATGCCGATTCTGTTGTACAAGAAGGAGCACAGTAAGATTTTATCTTGTTTCTTAATTTAGCATTTTTCATGCACATTGCATAGAAAAAGTCCTAATTTAGAAATGTATAACTGATCCTCGGAGATATGATTCTTGCAGGTTTGCGACACGGTTGACTGGTATTAAAGAAAACACTAAGTTTCAAAAGAATGGTGGGGGGAATGGCTTGGAGCATGTTGTAGATCAAACAAAGCAACTACACAATATGAAGTATGGTCTAGCATCCTGAAATCCTATAAATTCATTTCAAAATGATTCGTATTCTTCGAGTTGTTGAGTTATGTGACAGAAGAATTATCATGacttaattgtttattttatgTTTCTGAATTTTTGGTTTTCTATGGCAGGTATGTATATGTTTGGCATGCTCTAGCTGGTTATTGGGGTGGAGTGAAGCCAACAGCAATTGGAATGGAGCACTTCAACACTGTTGTAGCATACCCCATACACTCCCCGGGCGTTCTAGGAAATCAACCAGACGCCGTCATGGACAGCTTGACTGTCCATGGGTTAGGTCTGGTTCATCCGAAAAAGGTCTTTGATTTCTACAATGAGCTCCATGCTTACTTAGCTTCGTGCGGAGTAGATGGAGTGAAAGTTGATGTGCAAAACATTATCGAGACCCTTGGTTCAGGACATGGCGGAAGAGTCTCAATCACACGTAGCTATCATCAAGCTCTCGAGGCTTCTATTGCTCGAAATTTTTGCGACAACGGATGCATTTCTTGCATGTGTCACAATACTGATGGCCTCTATAGTGCCAAGCAGACTGCTGTTGTGAGAGCCTCTGATGACTTTTACCCACATGATCCTGCTTCTCATACCATTCATGTTTCATCGGTTACGTATAACTCAATTTTCCTTGGAGAGTTCATGCAACCTGACTGGGACATGTTTCATGTAAGTAGAAGTGAATCTGTATTTTGAGTACCTTTTAATAGCTATATTCTTGTTAACAAAAGTATATTGGTAATTTCAGAGTTTACACCCGGCAGCCGAGTATCATGCTGCAGCTCGTGCGATCAGTGGAGGCCCAATTTATGTCAGGTAGTATATTGACATTCATTGCAGTTCTTGTTCAACATTTGGTTATACATGACTATATGTATTAATATCGTCATGTTGCTTTTGTTGCGTATATAGTGATAAACCAGGAAGGCATAATTTTGATCTTCTAAAGAAATTGGTTCTTCCTGATGGCTCGGTTCTCCGTGCTCAGTTACCCGCCCGACCCACTGTTGACTCTCTCTTTGTTGATCCAGCAAGAGATGGGAAAAGGTTTGTTAAATATTCTATCTGATATTCAGTGTTAAGAGTTTGACCTTGTAACTTCAAGAGACGGAGTTCAGCTCCTATCAGAGACAGTCATTGATAGGAGTTTTTCTTTAGTAGTCACTAGTTGGTATGCTTGAATCTTGTGTATTAAAATTCATTTTCAGCTTGCTCAAGATATGGAATTTGAACAAATGTTGTGGAGTTGTTGGTGTATTTAATTGTCAAGGTGCCGGGTGGTGCAAGATAGAGAAGAAAAACCGTATTCATTGCGAAACCCCTGAGACACTTACTGGCTCTGTCTGTACCTCTGATGTTGATCTTATTGCTCAAGTAGCTGGTGCTGATTGGAATGGAGATGCTGTTGTCTTTTCTTATAGATCAGGTAATTTCATTGAGCTTAAAATCTTTGAATTTCAAGAAGTGAAGTTGCTACTGTGAAATTCAACTTTATTAAAATATTGACTAGCATCCACATTTCAGGCAACATAGCTCTTTTACCAAAGGGTGCTTCAATGCCAGTGACATTAAAAGTTCTAGAATACGAGCTTTTCCATTTCTATCCAATCAAGGTAAGGCTTAAGCAAGTTTGTTATACAAGATATTGGGAAGAATTGTTTGTTTGGTACCGATGAACATGATATGCCGAATGAATTGATGCTTTTTGACAGGAAATCGCGCAAGGTATTTGGTTTGCACCAATAGGGCTATTGGATATGTTCAACACTGGAGGAGCTGTGGAACAGTTTGAAATCCATCAAAAAGGAGTAGCTGCATCAGTTAGCCTAAAAGTGAGAGGAAGTGGAAGATTTGGGGTTTACTGTTCCCAGAGGCCAGTGAAGTGTGTGGTGGGTGATAATGAAAATGAGTTCAAGTATGAGTCAGAGACTGGGTTGACAACTTTCTAAGTGAAATCGACTAATCc encodes:
- the LOC127130466 gene encoding sm-like protein LSM8, with the translated sequence MITFTKAFIILAETISVITNDGRNIVGVLKGFDQATNIILDESHERVYSTKEGVQQLVLGLYIIRGDNISVVGELDEDLDSNLDLSKLRAHPLKPVIH
- the LOC127130467 gene encoding probable galactinol--sucrose galactosyltransferase 2; translated protein: MSFEKLGLQGSMLFKYVLGSIFVRCNSNFRLTDSLVKYKIEVFHQIDDGWQQIESKPKDADSVVQEGAQFATRLTGIKENTKFQKNGGGNGLEHVVDQTKQLHNMKYVYVWHALAGYWGGVKPTAIGMEHFNTVVAYPIHSPGVLGNQPDAVMDSLTVHGLGLVHPKKVFDFYNELHAYLASCGVDGVKVDVQNIIETLGSGHGGRVSITRSYHQALEASIARNFCDNGCISCMCHNTDGLYSAKQTAVVRASDDFYPHDPASHTIHVSSVTYNSIFLGEFMQPDWDMFHSLHPAAEYHAAARAISGGPIYVSDKPGRHNFDLLKKLVLPDGSVLRAQLPARPTVDSLFVDPARDGKSLLKIWNLNKCCGVVGVFNCQGAGWCKIEKKNRIHCETPETLTGSVCTSDVDLIAQVAGADWNGDAVVFSYRSGNIALLPKGASMPVTLKVLEYELFHFYPIKEIAQGIWFAPIGLLDMFNTGGAVEQFEIHQKGVAASVSLKVRGSGRFGVYCSQRPVKCVVGDNENEFKYESETGLTTF